Proteins encoded together in one candidate division TA06 bacterium window:
- a CDS encoding glutamine--tRNA ligase/YqeY domain fusion protein, with protein sequence MNNTENTKTPIEGAAATNFIREAVAEDLKSGRFARVHTRFPPEPNAYLHIGHAKAIWIDYGIAQEFGGLFNLRFDDTNPAKEEQEFVDAIIEDVKWIGADFGDRLFFASDYFEQMYQWAVDLIKKGKAYVCDLSAEEVTWHRGTLSGPGKNSPGRDRSVEENLDLFQRMRQGEFPDGSRTLRAKIDMAHPNLNMRDPVMYRILNKEHHRQGDKWQIYPMYDWAHCLEDSIEGITHSLCSLEYEDHRPLYDWFLDQLGIYHPRQIEFARLNMNHTVMSKRKLVELVKQGLVDGFDDPRLPTIAGLRRRGYTPQAIKNFCERIGVAKRDSLVDYALLEHYIREELNRTAPRVMAALKPLKVVIENYPAGQSEMIECDNNPEDPAAGKRQVPFGRELYIEQEDFSDNPPKGFFRLSPGQEVRLKHAYYITCREAVKDGAGNMVELRCSYDPQTKGGDSPDGRKVKSTLHWVSAAHAVSGEVRLYQQLFSDPAPTPESPVNLNSLTVLKDCKLEPGLKEAKPGEKYQFLRQGYFCVDSRNSTKDKLVFNRTVGLKDSWSKEQKK encoded by the coding sequence ATGAATAACACAGAAAACACCAAGACCCCCATCGAAGGCGCGGCCGCCACCAACTTCATCCGGGAGGCCGTGGCCGAGGACCTGAAAAGCGGCCGCTTCGCCAGGGTCCACACCCGCTTTCCCCCGGAGCCCAACGCCTACCTCCACATCGGCCACGCCAAGGCCATCTGGATAGACTACGGCATCGCCCAAGAATTCGGCGGCCTGTTCAACCTGCGCTTCGACGACACCAACCCGGCCAAGGAGGAACAGGAGTTCGTGGACGCCATAATAGAAGACGTCAAATGGATCGGGGCCGACTTCGGCGACCGGTTGTTCTTTGCCTCGGACTATTTCGAGCAGATGTACCAGTGGGCCGTGGATCTGATCAAAAAAGGCAAGGCCTATGTCTGCGACTTGAGCGCCGAAGAAGTGACCTGGCACCGCGGCACTCTTTCCGGGCCCGGCAAGAACAGCCCCGGCCGGGACCGCAGCGTGGAGGAGAACCTGGACCTGTTCCAAAGAATGCGCCAGGGCGAGTTCCCCGACGGGTCCAGGACATTGAGGGCCAAGATAGACATGGCCCACCCGAATTTGAACATGCGCGACCCGGTGATGTACCGGATATTGAATAAGGAGCATCACCGCCAGGGCGACAAATGGCAAATCTATCCCATGTACGACTGGGCCCATTGCCTGGAGGATTCCATCGAGGGCATCACCCATTCGCTCTGTTCGCTGGAGTATGAGGACCATCGCCCGCTCTACGACTGGTTTTTGGACCAGCTGGGGATCTACCATCCCCGCCAGATAGAATTCGCCCGGCTGAACATGAACCACACCGTGATGAGCAAGCGCAAGCTGGTGGAACTGGTCAAGCAGGGTCTGGTGGACGGCTTTGACGACCCCCGGCTGCCGACCATCGCCGGATTGCGCCGGCGCGGCTATACCCCGCAAGCCATCAAGAATTTCTGCGAGCGAATCGGGGTGGCCAAGCGCGACAGCCTGGTGGACTACGCCCTGCTGGAGCACTACATCCGCGAGGAGCTGAACAGAACTGCGCCCCGGGTGATGGCGGCGCTGAAACCCCTCAAGGTGGTCATCGAGAATTATCCGGCGGGCCAAAGTGAAATGATTGAATGCGACAACAATCCGGAAGACCCCGCGGCCGGCAAGCGCCAGGTTCCCTTCGGCCGTGAGCTGTACATCGAGCAGGAGGATTTTTCCGATAACCCGCCCAAGGGCTTTTTCCGGCTTTCCCCCGGCCAGGAGGTCAGGTTGAAACACGCCTACTACATCACCTGCCGGGAAGCAGTGAAGGACGGCGCCGGGAACATGGTGGAACTGCGCTGCAGCTACGACCCCCAGACCAAGGGCGGCGACTCCCCCGACGGCCGCAAGGTGAAAAGCACCCTGCACTGGGTCAGCGCCGCCCATGCGGTATCCGGCGAAGTGCGTTTGTACCAGCAGCTGTTCAGCGACCCCGCCCCTACGCCTGAAAGCCCGGTCAATCTCAACTCGCTGACCGTGCTCAAGGACTGCAAACTGGAGCCGGGGTTGAAGGAGGCTAAGCCCGGAGAAAAATACCAGTTCCTACGCCAGGGGTATTTTTGCGTGGATTCAAGGAATTCCACCAAAGACAAACTGGTCTTCAACCGCACCGTGGGATTAAAGGACAGCTGGTCCAAAGAACAGAAGAAATAA